A genomic region of Deltaproteobacteria bacterium contains the following coding sequences:
- a CDS encoding AMP-binding protein has translation MENLPQTLPACLEQFATDHPNRVALRQKELGLWKEISWSTYAAAVRATARVLSEWGVGAGDHVAILADNRPEWLYVDLAAQSLGASSVGIYQTNPPDDVEYVLNHSGAKLIFCEDQEQVDKCMLIGDKIPHIERIVMFDPRGTRHYEDARLSKWVDALALGEKLMANEAQWYDVRVKQMDPKAPAMVIYTSGTTGQPKGAMISNYNVLALAREASKMLGADHRDFLLSYLPLCHVAEKIFSLFLPLTTGAVVHFGESIETVQQDLAEVSPTIFLGVPRIWEKMHAQVTLKMQDASWLKRALYHFFVPRGEAIAKRKREGQAALLDRFVAKIGDLLVFRPLQERLGLRRCRIPVSGAAPISPELLHWFHGIGVAVGEGYGQTESTGVSFVSQPDAIRIGTVGQLIPGMESKIAEDGEILLKGAAVFCGYLHNEESTRQTIDDDGWLHTGDIGEVDSDGYLSITGRKKEIIITAGGKNLSPEKIENSMKNSAYIKEAVAIGDARKFISALVLVDYHAVSDWASRRDIAHTSLIDLVGHDEVQDLVRAEIEKGNQNLARVEQVRSFRLFDKELHQDDGELTATQKVRRSAITEKYAQLIDSMYTRTP, from the coding sequence CAACAGGGTGGCACTTCGGCAAAAGGAGCTGGGGTTATGGAAAGAGATTTCATGGTCGACCTACGCAGCGGCGGTTCGTGCGACTGCCCGCGTTCTCTCGGAATGGGGTGTGGGAGCAGGTGACCATGTGGCTATTCTGGCCGATAATCGTCCCGAATGGCTTTACGTTGATTTAGCTGCCCAAAGTCTTGGTGCCAGCAGCGTAGGTATTTATCAAACGAATCCACCCGATGATGTAGAGTACGTCCTCAATCACAGCGGTGCGAAATTGATATTCTGTGAAGATCAAGAGCAGGTTGATAAGTGCATGCTCATTGGTGACAAGATACCCCATATCGAACGAATTGTGATGTTTGACCCTAGAGGTACGCGTCACTACGAGGATGCGAGGTTGTCTAAGTGGGTCGACGCTTTGGCCCTTGGCGAGAAGCTGATGGCCAACGAAGCGCAGTGGTACGACGTTCGCGTTAAGCAAATGGACCCAAAAGCTCCCGCCATGGTGATTTACACATCAGGAACAACGGGTCAGCCTAAAGGTGCGATGATTTCGAACTACAATGTTTTGGCACTTGCCCGAGAAGCTTCCAAAATGCTCGGCGCAGACCATCGCGATTTCCTACTTTCGTATTTGCCACTTTGTCATGTTGCTGAAAAAATATTTAGCCTCTTTCTACCACTAACAACGGGAGCCGTTGTTCATTTTGGTGAATCTATCGAAACCGTTCAGCAGGATTTAGCCGAGGTGTCGCCGACTATTTTTCTAGGTGTTCCGCGTATCTGGGAAAAGATGCACGCTCAGGTCACGCTCAAAATGCAGGATGCCTCTTGGTTAAAGCGTGCGCTTTACCATTTCTTTGTTCCTCGAGGAGAAGCGATTGCGAAGAGAAAACGAGAGGGGCAAGCTGCTTTGCTTGACCGATTTGTTGCCAAGATTGGTGACCTTCTTGTTTTTAGACCGTTGCAGGAACGTCTCGGGCTTCGGCGTTGCCGAATTCCTGTGAGTGGAGCCGCACCGATTTCTCCAGAACTTCTGCACTGGTTTCACGGCATTGGTGTTGCCGTGGGTGAAGGTTACGGTCAAACCGAATCAACAGGTGTTAGCTTTGTGAGTCAACCGGATGCAATTCGCATTGGTACGGTTGGTCAATTGATTCCCGGGATGGAATCCAAAATCGCTGAGGATGGCGAAATTTTATTAAAAGGAGCTGCAGTGTTTTGCGGCTACTTGCACAACGAAGAATCTACTCGGCAAACCATCGATGATGATGGCTGGCTGCATACCGGTGATATCGGCGAAGTCGACAGTGACGGTTACCTCTCGATCACGGGGCGGAAAAAAGAGATTATTATTACGGCGGGTGGTAAAAATCTCTCCCCTGAAAAAATTGAAAACAGCATGAAGAACAGCGCCTATATCAAGGAAGCTGTGGCGATTGGCGACGCTCGAAAATTCATATCGGCCCTGGTCTTAGTAGATTACCATGCGGTCAGCGATTGGGCTTCTCGGCGCGATATAGCGCACACGTCACTCATCGATTTGGTTGGCCATGATGAAGTGCAAGATCTGGTGCGAGCTGAGATTGAAAAGGGCAACCAGAATCTAGCGCGTGTTGAGCAAGTTCGTTCGTTTCGACTCTTTGATAAAGAACTCCATCAAGACGATGGGGAATTAACCGCCACTCAAAAGGTGCGGCGCAGCGCGATTACCGAAAAGTATGCACAACTCATCGACTCGATGTACACAAGGACACCCTAA
- a CDS encoding branched-chain amino acid ABC transporter permease, with the protein MEEFTQYLTSGLALGAIYGLVALGFVVIYRASQVFNFAHGELLTFGAVMMVYLSAPPAADVGSGLGAPTVSGLGLPWGLALVLSMVFTGLIATGIERVGLRPLVGRPVFVPIIVTLFVGAVLRTIVMLVFGNDAMPLLTPWDSMGAFRFGTAILDFNSMGAIVAGALAFIGFGLLIRYTRLGVAMRATASDQETSLGLGIPVGKILGLTWFIAGAFAALAGIFLGIRDYSVDMNLGFIALRAFPAVIVGGLDSAVGAVVAGLLLGVLEVMTAAYVNAALGPMGKNLHTVFPYLVMIVFLVVRPYGLFGTTKVERV; encoded by the coding sequence GTGGAAGAGTTTACTCAATACCTAACGAGCGGTTTAGCGCTTGGCGCAATCTATGGATTGGTCGCTTTAGGCTTTGTCGTGATTTATCGAGCATCTCAGGTGTTTAACTTCGCACACGGCGAACTCTTAACCTTTGGCGCGGTGATGATGGTTTATCTCAGTGCGCCACCTGCTGCAGATGTGGGCAGTGGCCTTGGGGCTCCGACCGTAAGTGGATTAGGTTTACCTTGGGGATTGGCCCTTGTTCTCTCCATGGTGTTTACAGGGCTGATCGCAACGGGAATTGAGCGTGTGGGGCTTCGGCCTTTGGTGGGACGACCTGTTTTTGTTCCAATCATCGTCACGCTATTTGTGGGCGCGGTTTTACGAACCATCGTTATGTTGGTTTTTGGAAACGATGCGATGCCTCTCTTGACGCCCTGGGATTCAATGGGCGCGTTTCGGTTTGGAACGGCAATACTCGACTTCAATTCAATGGGCGCTATTGTGGCAGGTGCTTTGGCTTTCATCGGTTTCGGTCTCCTGATTCGCTACACTCGATTGGGCGTCGCGATGCGTGCCACGGCAAGCGATCAAGAAACATCGCTTGGACTCGGTATTCCGGTGGGCAAGATCTTGGGGTTGACCTGGTTTATTGCGGGGGCGTTTGCAGCCTTAGCCGGTATCTTTTTAGGAATACGAGATTACAGCGTAGATATGAACCTCGGCTTTATTGCGCTTCGAGCATTTCCGGCAGTGATTGTTGGAGGTCTTGATTCGGCAGTTGGGGCAGTGGTGGCAGGTCTTTTATTAGGCGTGCTGGAGGTGATGACTGCGGCCTATGTTAATGCAGCATTGGGACCGATGGGTAAGAACCTTCATACGGTTTTCCCTTATCTGGTGATGATCGTATTTTTGGTTGTTAGACCCTATGGGCTTTTTGGAACGACGAAAGTGGAGCGGGTGTAA
- a CDS encoding branched-chain amino acid ABC transporter permease codes for MPTKPLTTKYSDELKLFPDMWHRVGIVVVCLAVVLVPLVANAHWLNIANNALIAVVGAVGMMVLTGFAGQVSLGHAAFLAVGAYGAAIFSLELGLPFWLCVPISGLLAALVGLSVGPFALRLEGLYLAIVTIGLMFLVEHMLRNGLEMAYGKDYLSVPMHSFFSESGVTGLGDFRSSWRIGDYVIDADRKIYFVFTIIAGLVVWMGKNLQRSNSGRAMMAVRDGELASAALGVNGARAKMTAFGVSSFIAGVAGAMYAFAHPVLTLEPFGLKMSVDFIAMVVLGGIGTMFGAVWGALAFTVLQPVAELLGGLLPFPPSFTSEHQSVLIFFPTLCLFLIFEPFGLLGIWLRLKRYFIAWPFRY; via the coding sequence ATGCCGACAAAACCTTTAACCACCAAATACAGCGATGAATTAAAGCTTTTCCCCGATATGTGGCACCGGGTTGGCATCGTTGTAGTGTGTTTGGCGGTGGTACTTGTGCCGCTTGTTGCCAATGCCCACTGGCTCAACATTGCTAACAATGCATTGATTGCTGTGGTTGGAGCAGTGGGAATGATGGTGTTAACGGGTTTCGCCGGTCAGGTGAGCCTCGGGCACGCAGCCTTTTTAGCGGTTGGCGCATATGGAGCAGCCATCTTCTCATTAGAACTCGGTCTTCCATTTTGGTTATGCGTTCCTATTTCGGGATTGCTAGCAGCGCTTGTTGGCTTAAGCGTGGGTCCTTTCGCCCTTCGGTTGGAAGGGCTTTACCTTGCCATCGTTACCATCGGCTTAATGTTTCTAGTGGAGCACATGTTACGCAATGGGTTGGAGATGGCATACGGTAAGGATTACTTGAGTGTACCCATGCACAGCTTTTTCTCAGAGTCGGGTGTCACGGGACTCGGCGACTTTCGAAGCTCCTGGAGAATTGGGGATTATGTAATCGATGCAGATCGAAAGATTTATTTCGTGTTTACGATTATTGCGGGTCTTGTGGTTTGGATGGGCAAAAATCTACAGCGGAGTAATTCCGGACGCGCAATGATGGCGGTTCGGGACGGCGAATTGGCTTCGGCGGCACTGGGCGTAAATGGGGCGCGGGCAAAAATGACAGCCTTTGGCGTCTCGTCGTTTATCGCAGGTGTTGCCGGGGCGATGTATGCTTTCGCTCACCCTGTTTTGACGCTTGAACCTTTTGGGTTGAAGATGAGCGTCGATTTCATCGCCATGGTCGTTTTGGGTGGAATCGGAACGATGTTTGGCGCGGTGTGGGGAGCTTTAGCTTTTACTGTTCTACAGCCGGTGGCTGAACTCTTAGGCGGCTTATTGCCATTCCCTCCTTCATTCACATCAGAACATCAATCGGTTCTTATTTTCTTTCCCACGCTCTGTTTGTTTCTGATATTTGAACCGTTTGGGCTCTTGGGAATTTGGTTGCGCCTTAAGCGTTATTTTATTGCCTGGCCATTTCGTTACTAG